A window of Candidatus Firestonebacteria bacterium RIFOXYD2_FULL_39_29 genomic DNA:
GCTGCCTTAGGTTCTTCCGCAGGAAGCGCCGTCAGAGTAAGATCTTCTTTAAGTCTTGAACCCTTACCTACTTTCTCCCTGAGATAAAAAAGCTTTGCCCTTCTGGTTCTGCCGCTCTTTAATACTTTTACGGTTGCAACCGCATGCGAGTGAAATAAGAAGGTCCTTTCAACGCCGAAACCGCCGGATATCTTTCTCACTTTAAAAGTTTTATTAAGCCCTTCTCCTCTGATACTGAGGACTAAACCTTCAAAGGACTGTATTCTTTCCTTGTCGCCTTCTTTAATGCGTACACCAAGTTTTATCTCGTCACCGACCCTGAATTCCAGATGATCTTTTCTTTTATATTTTTCCTGCCAATTCATTTTACACTTCCCCCTTCAAATATTTTTCTTAGCTCTGAGTAAATCCGGTCTTTTTTTCCG
This region includes:
- a CDS encoding 50S ribosomal protein L19, with product MNWQEKYKRKDHLEFRVGDEIKLGVRIKEGDKERIQSFEGLVLSIRGEGLNKTFKVRKISGGFGVERTFLFHSHAVATVKVLKSGRTRRAKLFYLREKVGKGSRLKEDLTLTALPAEEPKAAAPVPAAAVPSEVAATADAPK